From one Rosa rugosa chromosome 4, drRosRugo1.1, whole genome shotgun sequence genomic stretch:
- the LOC133744418 gene encoding uncharacterized protein LOC133744418: MFSSKDWYECGCTKHNDAYEVRKWILRDTNFWNHVAYCIKSVLPLVCVLREVDSEVRPAMGFIYELMDAAKDKIANNLGNVEAKYGSIWRRIDNRWSPQLHQPLHAAGYYLNPQFRYEDNFKNTEHVKKGLEECMDRMLVGEARVAAEIQLDFYERKHGKFGSAMAESTRKIRSPVFWWEKYGTQTPELMDFATRVLSLTCSASGCERNWSTFEMIHTKKRNRLEHKRMHALVYVKYNIALKDRTLKRNATMTDPIVVEEIESDDEWIIEIDDPVLPADPHWLEDNVEDLTLNDEAVRNVPIGTYQSTLIDREPPPRVHSPPREPTPLREPTPSLDEPIVLYKRKSSERACSSSRKSMRLDDIADDGIRINPYDETNSLFEHHGDDSDGSDSLDDDSLDGDLLIDEDDDFQG, encoded by the exons ATGTTTTCATCAAAAGATTGGTATGAATGTGGATGTACAAAACATAATGATGCTTATGAGGTGAGGAAGTGGATCCTTCGTGACACAAATTTTTGGAACCATGTTGCTTATTGCATAAAGAGTGTCTTGCCCCTTGTTTGTGTCTTAAGAGAGGTTGATTCGGAAGTGAGACCCGCCATGGGATTTATCTATGAGTTGATGGATGCCGCAAAAGATAAGATTGCAAATAATCTTGGAAATGTGGAAGCAAAGTATGGATCAATTTGGAGGAGAATAGATAATAGGTGGAGTCCACAACTTCATCAACCATTGCATGCGGCGGGTTATTACTTGAACCCTCAATTCCGATATGAAGACAACTTTAAAAATACCGAGCATGTGAAGAAGGGTTTGGAAGAGTGCATGGATAGGATGCTAGTTGGTGAGGCCCGTGTCGCAGCGGAAATACAATTAGACTTCTATGAGCGAAAGCATGGTAAGTTTGGAAGTGCGATGGCCGAATCTACTAGAAAAATCCGATCACCCG TGTTTTGGTGGGAAAAATATGGGACACAAACACCGGAGTTGATGGATTTTGCTACTCGGGTCCTTTCCCTTACTTGTAGTGCATCGGGGTGTGAGAGGAATTGGAGTACTTTTGAAATG ATTCATACTAAAAAGAGGAATAGACTTGAACACAAGAGGATGCATGCTTTAGTCTATGTGAAATATAATATTGCTCTAAAAGATAGGACTTTGAAAAGGAATGCTACAATGACCGATCCTATTGTAGTGGAAGAAATTGAATCTGATGATGAATGGATAATAGAGATAGACGATCCGGTTCTTCCCGCCGATCCACATTGGCTTGAGGACAATGTAGAAGATCTAACATTGAATGATGAGGCGGTAAGAAATGTGCCAATTGGTACATATCAAAGTACCCTAATTGATAGAGAGCCTCCTCCTCGTGTGCATTCTCCTCCTCGTGAGCCTACACCTCTCCGTGAGCCTACTCCTTCTCTTGATGAGCCTATTGTTTTATACAAAAGGAAATCTAGTGAAAGAGCATGTTCAA GCTCCAGGAAATCAATGCGTCTTGATGACATTGCGGATGATGGTATTAGAATTAATCCATATGATGAGACCAATTCTCTCTTCGAGCACCATGGTGATGATAGTGATGGTAGTGATAGTTTGGATGATGATAGTTTGGATGGTGATCTTCTTattgatgaggatgatgatttcCAAGGATGA